One Sphaerisporangium krabiense DNA segment encodes these proteins:
- a CDS encoding helix-turn-helix domain-containing protein, producing MISNLGPELRRAREAKGLSMRSVAAAVGISPSLLSQVETGKTQPSVATLYALVTHLALSLDDLLGTSGSGPTAPHENEPGERRDARPDPSGGSNDVVQRAEDAPVIELENGVQWERLAGMLGGLVDPLITTYAPGGSSSVEGRLMRHPGIEYGYLIEGELTLKLDFDTYTLRAGDSLCFDSSRPHLYVNQTDRRAKGVWFVVGRRQLTYQAAEISKGLDTAGASAAEMLEAWAHNQGHHRD from the coding sequence GTGATCAGCAATCTCGGTCCGGAACTGCGCCGCGCTCGTGAGGCGAAGGGACTGAGCATGCGCAGCGTGGCAGCGGCGGTCGGCATCTCGCCCAGCCTGCTCTCTCAGGTGGAGACCGGAAAGACGCAGCCCTCGGTCGCCACTCTCTACGCTCTTGTGACGCACCTCGCGCTCTCCCTCGACGACCTTCTCGGCACCAGCGGCTCGGGTCCGACCGCGCCGCATGAGAACGAGCCGGGAGAACGCCGCGACGCCAGGCCCGATCCGTCCGGCGGCAGCAACGACGTGGTACAGCGAGCCGAGGACGCACCCGTCATCGAGCTGGAGAATGGCGTGCAGTGGGAGCGACTCGCCGGCATGCTCGGCGGCCTCGTCGACCCGCTCATCACCACGTACGCGCCCGGCGGATCGAGCTCGGTCGAAGGGCGCCTCATGCGTCATCCAGGCATCGAGTACGGGTACCTCATCGAAGGGGAATTGACCCTCAAACTCGACTTCGACACCTACACCCTGCGCGCCGGCGACTCCTTGTGCTTCGACTCATCGCGCCCGCATCTCTACGTCAACCAGACCGATAGGCGGGCCAAGGGGGTGTGGTTCGTCGTGGGCCGCCGGCAGCTCACGTATCAGGCCGCAGAGATCTCAAAGGGCCTTGACACTGCCGGCGCTTCGGCGGCCGAAATGCTGGAAGCGTGGGCGCACAATCAAGGGCACCATCGCGATTAG
- a CDS encoding M24 family metallopeptidase: MGTATFGAMGVDWEQRVDFDRLRRQRVERLRAELEKSSLGAVLAFDFANIRYMTSTHIGTWAMDKLIRFSLLTRNSDPISWDFGSAAKHHQLYNPWLNETTAEADGHPRGGVRPREESGARAGISILRGAFHPDAGIAETVAAKIKRELDKFGLADEALGIDVVELPVLLALQNAGIKVVDGQQVFLEARRVKTGDEISLLTQAASMVDAAYEDLYEFLRPGVRENEAVGLVSKKLYDLGSEYVEGVNAISGERCSPHPHVYSDRLIRPGDPAFFDILHSFNGYRTCYYRTFAVGSASRAQRDAYKIAREYMDRAIATVRPGATTADVVSLWPRAQEFGFPDEEAAFALQYGHGVGLSIWEKPIFSRLVSLDHPEVLEEGMVFALETYWPSADGVGAARIEEEVVVTAGGCQVITKFPAEDLLVAGGRRYFTVDGPMNLTRDAQSHLNTAAGRGDLLKEASPR; encoded by the coding sequence ATGGGCACAGCCACCTTCGGCGCGATGGGCGTCGACTGGGAGCAGCGTGTGGACTTCGACCGCCTGCGCCGGCAGCGGGTGGAACGGCTCCGTGCCGAACTGGAGAAATCTTCTCTCGGCGCCGTCCTCGCCTTCGACTTCGCCAACATCCGATACATGACCTCCACCCACATCGGCACGTGGGCCATGGACAAACTCATCCGGTTCAGCCTGCTGACCCGGAACTCGGACCCGATCTCATGGGACTTCGGGTCCGCGGCGAAGCACCATCAGCTCTACAACCCCTGGCTCAACGAGACCACCGCCGAAGCGGACGGTCATCCTCGCGGTGGCGTGCGCCCGAGGGAGGAATCGGGCGCCCGGGCCGGCATCTCCATCCTGCGCGGCGCCTTCCACCCCGACGCCGGGATCGCCGAGACGGTCGCGGCGAAGATCAAGCGGGAGCTGGACAAGTTCGGGCTCGCGGACGAGGCCCTCGGCATCGACGTCGTGGAGCTGCCGGTCCTCCTCGCCCTCCAGAACGCCGGCATCAAGGTCGTGGACGGCCAGCAGGTATTCTTGGAGGCCCGCCGGGTGAAGACGGGGGACGAGATCTCGCTGCTCACCCAGGCCGCCTCCATGGTGGACGCCGCGTACGAGGACCTCTACGAGTTCCTGCGCCCTGGAGTCCGCGAGAACGAGGCCGTCGGCCTGGTCTCGAAGAAGCTCTACGACCTGGGCTCCGAATACGTCGAGGGCGTCAACGCGATCTCGGGCGAACGCTGCTCGCCGCACCCGCACGTCTACTCCGACCGGCTGATCCGCCCGGGCGACCCGGCGTTCTTCGACATCCTGCACAGCTTCAACGGGTACCGGACGTGCTACTACCGCACCTTCGCGGTGGGCTCCGCGAGCAGGGCGCAGCGGGACGCCTACAAGATCGCCCGCGAGTACATGGACCGGGCCATCGCCACGGTGCGTCCCGGGGCGACGACGGCCGATGTCGTCTCCCTCTGGCCGAGGGCACAGGAGTTCGGTTTCCCGGACGAGGAGGCGGCGTTCGCGCTGCAGTACGGCCACGGCGTGGGCCTGTCGATCTGGGAGAAGCCGATCTTCTCCCGGCTGGTCTCGCTGGACCATCCCGAGGTCCTCGAGGAGGGGATGGTGTTCGCCCTGGAGACCTACTGGCCTTCCGCCGACGGCGTCGGGGCGGCCCGGATCGAGGAAGAAGTCGTGGTGACGGCCGGCGGCTGCCAGGTGATCACGAAGTTTCCGGCCGAGGACCTGCTGGTGGCGGGTGGCCGCCGCTACTTCACGGTCGACGGGCCGATGAATCTGACTCGTGACGCGCAGTCCCACCTCAACACCGCCGCAGGACGAGGGGATCTCCTGAAGGAGGCGTCACCGCGATGA
- a CDS encoding zinc-dependent alcohol dehydrogenase: MTAMMTAAVYYGAHDIRIERVPVPAPAPEEALLRVRRCGVCGTDASEWSAGPIIFPVRRTHPVSGHQGPMIPGHEFVGEVVSAPEGSGLTAGDIVVSGAGVSCGNCARCHEGRTNICDRYFTLGLNVDGALAEYVACPVGALARVPASLSLDAAGLAQPLAVGLHAARRSGVADGDRVVVIGAGAIGTFVLLGLRYLFTDLDITVIDFAGAKLDRALRLGATRVVEPRDDLVDAVLGAIGPTGADVVVEGSGAPDQLSRAIAMTRYGGRVLAVGLPKRPPAVDVHTLVLREITLDTTMAHVCGDDLPSALDLLARSEVAGELLEDVVALDGLTDVLDRLAAGRLDGKVLIDPSQGAGR, encoded by the coding sequence ATGACCGCAATGATGACCGCCGCCGTCTACTACGGCGCCCACGACATCCGGATAGAGCGCGTGCCGGTGCCGGCGCCCGCGCCGGAGGAGGCCTTGCTGCGGGTGCGGCGCTGCGGGGTCTGCGGAACCGACGCGAGCGAGTGGTCGGCCGGGCCGATCATATTCCCGGTCCGCCGGACCCACCCTGTGAGCGGGCACCAGGGGCCGATGATCCCCGGACACGAATTCGTCGGCGAAGTCGTCTCGGCACCCGAAGGCAGCGGCCTGACGGCCGGGGACATCGTTGTTTCAGGCGCCGGCGTGTCCTGCGGAAACTGTGCCCGTTGCCATGAAGGCCGCACGAACATCTGCGACCGGTACTTCACGCTCGGGCTGAACGTGGACGGCGCCCTGGCGGAGTACGTCGCCTGCCCGGTAGGGGCCCTTGCCCGGGTGCCGGCCTCGCTCTCGCTCGACGCCGCCGGGCTCGCCCAGCCGCTGGCGGTAGGTCTGCACGCCGCCCGGCGTTCAGGGGTCGCCGACGGCGACCGCGTGGTGGTGATCGGTGCGGGCGCGATCGGTACCTTCGTCCTCCTTGGCTTGCGTTATCTGTTCACGGACCTGGACATCACGGTGATCGACTTCGCCGGAGCCAAGCTCGATCGGGCCCTCCGGCTCGGCGCCACACGGGTTGTCGAACCCCGCGACGACCTGGTGGACGCCGTGCTCGGCGCGATCGGCCCGACGGGGGCGGACGTGGTCGTCGAAGGCAGCGGCGCCCCCGATCAACTGTCCCGGGCGATCGCGATGACACGGTACGGCGGACGCGTGCTCGCCGTCGGCCTGCCCAAGCGCCCGCCCGCAGTCGACGTGCACACCCTCGTGCTGCGCGAGATCACACTTGACACGACCATGGCCCACGTCTGCGGCGATGACCTGCCGTCCGCGCTCGACCTGCTGGCGCGGAGCGAGGTGGCGGGTGAACTCCTGGAGGACGTCGTGGCTCTCGACGGGCTCACCGACGTGCTCGACAGACTCGCCGCAGGCAGGCTCGACGGCAAGGTCCTGATCGACCCGAGCCAGGGGGCAGGACGTTGA